Genomic segment of Primulina tabacum isolate GXHZ01 chromosome 11, ASM2559414v2, whole genome shotgun sequence:
TTTTGACTTCACTTGGGCTTGCACTCTATGCTGGAATTTCTGCCTTAAATCACTGATCAATTTATTCAATCTTCTGCTACAAAATCTCAATTTTGATCGAATTTTCCTTCCGAATCTGTCCAAAATGAGCTGGGGGTGGACCGGTGCAATTGGCGCTGCTAAGGTAATCACTCGGTCATCATATTTTTATGGTTCATTTTCGTGTCGATTTATGTTCGTAATTTGTTTAGCAATTGAATGAAACAGAACAATTTCGATGAAGATGAGGCACTCCTCAAGCATCAGAGCGTAGCACTAATAATTGGGGTGTCGCCCGATGCCATCGCCCCACTTGGAATGGCGACAATCCGATCAACTACATCAAATGCGACATATCCGACGCGGATGACGCCCAGGAGAAGCTTGGAGCTCTCACTGATATCACCCATGTGTTCTAGGTCACCTGAGCTAGTCTATCTACAGAGGCTGAGAATTGTGAGGTCAACGGGAGAATCTTGAAGGACGTTCTTAATGTTATGATACCTAATTGCCCTGGTTTGAAACATATTTGCTTACAGACTGGTAGGAAACATTACTTTGGGCCAGTTGAGTCATTTGGAAAGATAGTAATTCATGATTCTCCTTTTGATGAGAGTTTACCCCCGGTTGGatcatattaatttttactaTACACTTGTGGATATTTTGTTTGCGGAGGTGGAGAAGAAGGAAGGTTTGACATGGTCAGTGCATCGACCAGGAACCATATTGGGGTTTTCTCCGTATAGTCTGATGAATTTGGTTAGGACCCTTTGTGCTTATGCCGTTATCTGTAAGCATGAGGGGGTTGCTCTGCGGTTTCCAGGGTGTAAGGCTGCTTGGGATGGGTACTCAGATTGCTCTGATGCGGATTTGATTGCCGAGCATCATATATGGGCTGCAGTGTATCCGTATGCTAAGCTTGAGGCCTTTGATGTGAGCAATGGTGATGTGTTTAAATGGAAGAGCTATTGGAAAGTGTTGGCAGAACAGTTTGAATATACCGTGTTTGAGGAGGGTCAGAAGCTAACATTACAGGAGCTGATGAAGGATAAAGGATCCGTTTCGGACAAAATCTTGAGGGATAATGGCTTGACACCGACTAAGTTAGAACATGTTGGGAATGGGTGGTTCAGTGATCTTGTTCTGCGGAGTTTAGGTTTTTTGGATACTGTGAACAAGAGCAAGGAACATGGTTTTCTGAGATTCAGGAATTCAAGGAACTCGTTCATTTCTTGGATTTACAAAGTCAAAGCTTACAACATTGTTCCTTGGTTCGATTCCTTTACATGTGAGTTTATTTTGTTAATCTTGAATTTTCATATCTGTTCATGTTTTCCTTGGCTCGTGTCTGTTTATATTTCACATTGTAGATTTGTTCAATGCCGTTCTTGGAAAGAAAGGGAACATTACTTAAATGCAGCGTTTGCCTGCTGAAGCTGAACTTTTATTATCTGAACGTATTTCATTAGGATGCTAATGAAATACAGAGCCAGTAGTGAAAGAAAGTGTTTACATGCACCATAAATTCTACATGAGAGTTTATCATTATCAATTTCATAATCCTGTGATTAGACGCAATGCACAATATAAAGTTGTGCCGGGTATAAGTTGTAGCTAGATGGTAAATGTTACTAATTTGTGGTCTTCTCTTCTTGCATCTCTTAACTTGTGAACAATATGTCACACAACCCAGTAGAATTCGTGGACGGTTATTGTGAGGATCTATCATAATCATCTTCTACAATCCATTGAAGTATTTCAAAAAtagattcaaatttttttttgatgaGAAACTAagatttattataatataaaacgAGTTTACAAATTTAGTGGATGAGCGGTCCACACACCATGAAAATCAAAATCGAAATCCCACAGTAGATAGCCTATAGCACTTTATCACTAATTTGCTAACAATAGATAAAACTCCAATCTCTAACAAGGTCCGAGACCGTCATATGCTGAAACTGTGGTATAACGATCGTCCAGCTCGCCACTCGGAATTTGATCTTCTCCCATAATTCTTCCCACGAGTCATCTCTATCTCTGAAGATTCTATTGTTGCGCTCCATCCAGAAGATGCAATGGACAACTATGTACCAAAATTTTTGAAGTACCTTCCCCTTTAGGAATCCCGGTTCCATGAGAAACATGTCTTTCGAACCGCTTGGGAAAATCCACTCGAATCCCAATTGTTGGATAACTTTGTTCCAGATTCTAGTCGTAAATGAACAATGCAACAGAATATGATCTTGGTTTTCCTCAGATTCCTTGCATAGAGTACACCACTGGGGTGATAATACAATGCCCGGCCTTCGTTTCTGCACCGCATCACAATTCTGCAATTTTCCCAAAGCCACAATCCAAGAAAACACCTTTACCTTCAGTGGTATCGGTACTTGCCAGATGTTAGAATAGTATGGGAAAACTTGAAATGAGTTAACTGAAAAGAAAGAGTCGTAGAGAGATGAGACTGAGAAAACACCAGAAGGATCACCTAACCAAACCCGAACATCCACTAACCCCACGCACAGCCTAGCTGAGTCTAAGACACCTAAAAGATCACCGAACTCTCCCAACTCTATGTTGTTTAACCCTCTTCTGAACCTCACATCCCACTGAAAGTTAGATACACCTTGAGAATCGTTGACAGAATAAAAGTGATTGATTGGCTTGTTAATCAACGATGAAAGACGGAAAAGATTAAGATAACACTTTTTGAAGGACAACACCCCCACCCACCTATCCTCCCAGAATCGGAGGACATTTCCCCCCTTAAGCATCGTGCCAATCAAGTGATGACAAGTCGAGTAAGAACGAGAGATAAACCTCCATGGTCTTCTCAAAGTGGAGTTTTTCGCCAACCTTACGTcactaacattttcttgaatcCCGTAAATGCTTGCCAAAACTTTTTTCCACAAAGATTCTTGTTCCACTGCACATCTCCACCACCATTTACCTAAAAGTGCCAAATTTCTCAACCGTATGTTACCCAAACCAAGTCCTCCTCTCTCTTTCGGCTTGCACACTTGTTCCCAACTAACAACATGGGAATGCGTCTCCCCATCGGGTCCATCCCACAAAAAGTCCCTCATCAATTTTTCCACAAGCTGTGCCACTCGAGTAGGTACTTTGAAAAGGGACATAAAGTAAGTTGGCATGGCACTTAGTACCGATTTAATCAATGTCAACCGACCTCCTCTTGATAGAAATGACTTTTTCCAACTCGCCaatttttttgacatttttgAAACCACGGGTTCCCAGAATTCCATTTTCATCGGATTACATCCCAAAGGTGCCCCAAGATACTTAATTGGCCATTGTTATTTCTTGCACCCAATTGTTCTTGCCATCTTGTCGACATCCTCCTCCGAGTAGTTCAAACCCAAAACTGAACTTTTTTCGAAGTTAATTTTCGAGTCCCGATTTGCTGCAAAACACTTTCAATATTTTTACCGCTGTCATCAAATGGCTTTCAGATTGTACAAGGAAGAGCGTATCATATGCAAACTGGATATGTGAAATTTCGATTTTATCCCTTCCAACCACAAGTCCTCTTACAACATTATCCGCCTTGGCCTTGTCTACCTAACCGTCCAATCCATCAATCACTAGATTAAATAGGAAAGGAGATAAAGGGTCTCCTTGTCTGAGTCCTCTTTCCTCTTTAAACTTCCCTCGTGGTCTTCCGTTGATAAATATCGAGAACGAGACATTAGAGATGCATCCCTTAATCCACTTCCTCCACTTTTCTCCAAACCCTTTCCTTTTAAGCACAAAATCAACAAATCTCCAATCTACATTATCATAAGCTTTTTCCAAATCAACTTTCAATATCCagcattttttctttttccttctaTACTCCTCCACAACTTCATTGGCTATTAGACAACAATCAGTTATCTGTCTTCCTTTTATGAATGCGCATTGATTTTCCGCAATTGTGTTACTCATTACTACCTTCAATCTGTTTGTCAAaacttttgccaaaattttgtATAAACTCGTTGTCAGACTGATTGGTCGAAAGTCTTTAATCTTCATCGCTTCTTTTTTCTTTGGTATAAGGCAGATATAAGTCTCATTCGTAGATCCATTGACAATTCCTCCCTCAAAGAATTCAGCGAATACTTTCATAAGATCCGTTTTAACTGTATCCAAATTTTTCTGATAGAAAGCCAATGTAAAACCATCCGGCCCCGGTGCTTTGAATCCATCGCAGTCAAAAACCGCTCCTCTGATCTCATCCTCCGAAAAATACACCTCCAAATGTTCTGCCTCAATTGAATCTATTGGCCTCCACTTCAACCCCTCAATACCCGTTCCGTCTCCTTCCGATGCCCTATATAAATCTTTGTAAAACCCAACGATTTTGTTCTCGATCTCTTCCTCTTCTGAAACCACCGACCCATCCTCCAACTCTATCTTGTCGATCATTGCTCTATTCCTTCGGCCAGTCAACAGTGAGTGGAAAAACTTAGTGTTTTGGTCTCCCTCTTTGAGCCATTTTACTTTCGCTTTTTGATTCTCCATTTGAAATCTTCGGATGTATAAAGTTTCCAGCTCACATTTTGCCTCTCTTCGGTGCTCTTGTAAGTTGGCAGACCAATTTCCCCCCTCCTCTTTCGCGTCCAATTGCGAGATTTTATTTTGCGACTCCGAAATTCTGACATTCACATGACCGAAGACCTCAATGTTCCATTTTTTGactttaatttttatttctttgagTTTACTCATGAACCTATAACCCTCGCACCCCTGCGTGCTACATGTATTCCACCATGCTGCGACCTTCTCTTTGAATTTGTGGTGCAACAACCAAGCATTCTCGAACCTGAACAGTGAAGGACCCCATCTCAATTTCGCAGTGTCCAACAAAATGGGGTAGTGATCCGATGTAATTCTTGGTAGTACCGTTTGTCTGAACGAAGGGAAGATGTCCTTCCAACCCCCTGAATGAAAAATCTATCTAGTCTGCAACATTTGGATTAGCCCAAAGATTTGACCAAGTAAACTTAGCATTCAGTAGAGGAGGGTCGTGAAGATCCAACTCGTCTATTAGCTTGTCAAAGCTAGTACATACTTGTGGTATATGAATTGCTATTCATTTTTTCGCTCAAGTTTCGAACCACATTAAAGTCGCCTCCTACGCACCACCTTTCTCCACAAATGGAATTCAAACCCGCTAATTCATCCCAAAATAAATCTCTTTGTCTTGGTTTGCATGGGCCGTACTTTGTAGTGAACCACCAATTAATGTCATCTTTCCACTTGATTTCAATAGACACTGAGAAATTCCCGATCAAATTATCAGTTACTAAGACCACTCCCACATCACTATAATTCCCCCCTGATCTTCCTTCCGCTGGTAAACATACCCAATCGACGAATCTTGATTTCCACAAACTTGCGACGAAACAACGATCAACCACAATTTTCTTAGTCTCTATAACCACGACGATGTTTGGATTTTCCTTTCTAATAACCGTTCGTACTAGTTCCCTTCTTCTCAAAGACCCTCCCCCCCTAATGTTCCACGAGCATATCTTCATATCAACCTGTTTGCTCCCTTCGAACTCGAGACTTTATCATAATTGATCCCCCATTTTAGCCTGCTCAATTCTTTGCTTAAGCAGCCCAAAGTCTTATTGTGTTCCTTCTTCGAAGTGTACTCTGTTCCCACATCCCTAGTTTCCCTTTCATCCCTAAAACTGACCTCCACTACCTTTCCTTTTGAAGCTTCACTCTCGCAACCCGACTTGTCATGTATGCTTGATTGCACTCCTCCTAACAACCCACTAGAAAACCCCATAGCAGAGAAAGAGGCGGGAAAAAGAGCGTGAAGTTTGAAGGAATGATTAAGACTAGATGAATGGAAACAAGAAAGTACCTTACCCACTAGAGGTTTAGTGTTTTCAATAAGAGATGGCTCTGAGATGGGCGTATTTTCTTCTTCCTGTGTGAACAGTTCATGAATCTCCACTTCATCTATATCGGTATCAGCCTTGAGTTCTGCTTGAGACGATATATCGCTTCCAGCTTCCGAGGAATCAAAATTGTCGTCCCTAAGGTCGTCTTGTTGATCATCAAAACTATTAACCTCTTCATCATCAAGATCGATTTCCCCTATGTTGCTCAAATCCTCCCTGTTAAGTTCATCCACGTCCAGCCCCCCTCTGACTTCATTGAACACCACATCCTCGTTGATTGATTTCTTATTCCTTCTGCCGTAAGTCTGTCCGTAAGGTGGCAGTAGCTTGTTTTGATCGGTGTCAGGCTTATGTAAGTTCCTGTATTCAGCTTCTTTGATGGAAACTGATTGAATTGGAGAATGTCTGAAGTCCTCTAAATTTTTTGGTACAACTCTTTTTAGTATTTTCTCTACCCTTCTTCCCATCCGCTGATTAGCCGGCAGTGAATTTTCTGATAACCCCGTGTTTGCAGAATTTGAAGGCGAACTCCTTTGCTCTTCCCCCATCTTACCCTTGTGACAGCAATTAGACTCCCCCTTATCTTTGATGGTCCTGGGAATATTGGAGTTCCCCCACCCTGCCGCAGTAGGCTTGCCATTAATCACAGCTTGGGCGTAGGTTTGTTTAGTGTAAGATTCGTACGCCTTAAGATCGAAGGAGTCAACGGTAATTGTGAGGTTCGCGCATTCCCCATTTAAGAGTATAGAATGAATTGCAAAAAGAACTACGAACCGAAAAAAGACATTTAACATTAGAGGTTATTACATCTTCTCGACACGGGCAAGGTGTATGAACTGTTCCACGTTTGCTGTGGCATGGAACACTTTATTATCGAAGGTCATTTAAAATTATGGACTTCCTTGCACATCTATTTGTAAAATAGGCTTATTTCCACCTTTTTGTCTCCAAAAAACATGTTGTACAACAGGTAGTACCATGAGTGTTTTGGTCATGATGTCTATTTTATAAATTGAATAGGAGGCAagtcaataaatttaaatttacaatACCGATAATGTTAATCCTTGGGTATTATTGATTCCCTTCTCGAATCTTTAAGTTAACACTATACTTAGATATATCAATTTTGGAAGGGTcaagaattaattttttttggatcGAGGAACAAGTGTGGATATAGCACGGGAGCATAGTTAAAACTATTGAAATATTTAGAGTATATTTCAATCTTAGAAGTATCTCAGATCAGTATTTATTTTCGGTCCCACCTTTACCAATTTTCTGAGTCTATTTCTAGCTACTTGGCTGCAAAAACTCAAACATCATTTGCAAGATAAAACTCACCCTGTGGCCATGCGATCGGTGGATATCCGTCTGATCACTCATCAACTTATCTCGTGTTTTCATTTTCTTGCTAAATCTACTTGTGATTTGTGATGCTTAAGCTGAGTAATCGTACGCTGTGGTATTTGTATTTGCTAACAAAAATATCATCCGTGCTATATTTTTACTCCATTTGGCCTGCAGTGGTAGTGATATAAAACCGATTCGATATTGCTTTGATACTTTGGACTTACATTGTTGCTGGGCATGCCTTTCGATAAATGAAACCCGTGCCATGATTCTTGGGGTAACCTTAAATTGATATGTCATAGGAATTCTACAAGCACGATTGAAATTGTTCTCTGATATCATTTTCATCCGCATGCACGTTCGAATCAGTTCTCTACTATTTTTAGCCATAACATCTATTTGTCATGGAAAATGATGACTCATATGATCTATGTCTTTGATGTGTACATACTAAAGTGTAATTTCTATTTTTATAATGgactaaaataaaaatatcagaagataattAACAGAATTATCTATATAATGGTTGTGATCCCCAGATCTCGCATATCACGTTCTACTATGTCTAAATCtcattattagaaataaatccAGGGAGAAACTAAAGGCACTCTTGAGGAAGAACTTAGATCTGGAAAATCAACCGCTCATTCTAAAGGTTTAAATGATTATGGCTTGAGGGGACTCTTGAGGAAGAATGCTTAGATCTTGGAGAGCAACCACTCATTCTAGAGTTTTAAATGATTATGGCTTGAGGTACACTTCCGTTTCACCTTattgattaattttttatgatatgacatgataGATTATgggtttattatatttttattttccaatAGGTGTTATCAGAGTCATCATGTTAAATCattgagattttattttatttttttaaaaagttgatgcatattgtTCCCAATCCAGAatgggaattttttttttcttgtaaaCAAATTTTCATGAATCTAAGACTGATAATTTCGAATttctattcaattttttttattaaaaaatcgGAAATTTGATATTAGGGTTAAGACCACCTGAATTTAGTCGATATGATTGAATTGGCCGACCCACACCACTTTCCGGCGGCATGCGGTGAAGCAAAATTgttgggcagcaagggcagcgcAGGTGCACTAGAATCAGATGTGCGTGCGCTACAGCTTATGTGCAGAAAAATGGAGCACGTGTGCGCCTTAAAGTGAGTGCCCCTGCGCTCCGGCTTCTGTCCGATTTTTTTACAGATCATGGTTGATTCggtttaaagttttgaattttcaactattcaaataataataaggttgtttttttatatattttgttaaaatataTTGATTGAAACAAAATATCAACAGAATGACGTCTTTTGtagaaattaatttattttgaaatataaaaagTTGTGTATATAATCTATATAAATATTGATCAGTTTAAATgaagtttaatatttaatatgattaCGTATGCACTTGTGGAAGTAAAAATGTGAGTTATTTGGTTTTTTCTTTTACACGTGAATAATAAATCGGTCCAAATGAAGATTATTATTTGACATGTTAATTATTATCAGTGTTTGACAATTGTGTCCCATCACTTACAAGTTAATGTTTTATATAAAGATACTACATTAATGGAGTGTTCGGTGTCATGTTATGatgtttatattatttgaaattattgattaTTTTGTATGGATAATTGTTGAGCATGTATTATTGTGGTTTTATTTTCTGTTCAGATTTGAATCTTGAGAATATCAGTTACAACATTAATTCAATTATGATGTTAAATGGCTCAAGCTTCAAATCACGTCAAGAGAATCTGCTTATAGTTATCGGAGTCATGAATTTGGATCTTGTGGTAATTATTGTCTGTCCTCCGACTATTACTGATAAGAGTATCTCTAATTAAAAAAGTGAGTTCGAAAAGTGGGAGATGTTCAACCGCATGTGCATGATGATTATAAAGAAAGTCATTCCAGAAACTTTCAAGACACGATGTCTAGTAACATTACTACAGCTAAATAATTCATTAAAGACATTGTTATAAGATTAGGCTTTCTAGCAATTGTTGCATATATTTGATGTTTTGTTTCAAAACTTTCCGTGACTCttctaaataattgtttttttattactcgatgataaaaatgattaaatgaaGTTGGCCGTTATGCCACTTTTATCATATTGATTGTGTTTTGTTTTCATTAGGGGatcaattgaaaaaataatcaGAGTGAGTTTTTAAGCTAACATATGACTTCATTGGAAACTGATGAAATGAGTGGACTTAATTAGATCAAGATATAAAAATCAATGAAAAACTCCTTTCAAACAACCAACACTCAACATCATATACAAACTCATCTTCACCCATCATCCTACATCAAATAACCACAACATCAAACCAACTGTCGTCGAATATGAAGCGGAGTCATCACATGTAAGAGTACCAAGTAAATATGTGTGTGGGAAGAAATCCGACTGAAGTGCAATGTACAAGCGTGTATTCGGAAAAAGGATCCGACTGAATTGTAATTCATAAAATTATATGTGTGAAATACATCCGACTGAAATGTAACGTATAAATGCTAGATAGGAGGGAAAGTGTATTTGAGTGAATGCATAAATAAGTGTGGATCCCATATTCCTCAGTGGGAGCTAGGTGACTAAAATATCATGGGTGATTGATTGTTTTCATTCGTATGAAAGCAATTTTTCCATTTTTTATTTCATGGGTGACGTTTTTTtcattcttaacataaaaaaataaaaaaaattaatgatatttattcacatatttgaaaataatcacTACTTAtaattaacatttaaaaaatattttatccaataagattcaaacacaatatcacatatttctaaaattttaaaatcatatacatACGTAAACATCATTGAGATTGGGTGGAAACCTAGAAGTGTccaattttataaattaagtaTTTGACTTGGACACCTAGATTGGaacttaattttaaaataaaaacattatGGGGAagcaaaaaatttattttgattttctttaaatttcatACTAATTAACtagtataataaaaaaataaaaaatttatttatttttttataaaaaaaacaagaatCTTAACACGTGTAAAGATTTGTCAGAAAGAAAATGTTGCAACgtgatttatatatttaaatgaattttaaGACAATGAAGCAAATATAATATGATAGAATTCGCCACGTCTTTGAGATTTGAGCTGTACATTTCTCAATCACCAGCAAATAAATATGGCGAATTCAACTCCAATGGCTTCTTCAGCTGCGTAAGCATAAATCATCTGCCCAGAATCACCCATCTTGTCTTCGGTTTCCCTACAAAAATCCACCAAGTTCAACCCTTTTGATCAAATCTTCCCTCCGACTCTGTCCTTGTACGTGGAAAGAAGAAGAATGAGCTGGTGGTGGGCAGGAGCAATCGGCGCTGCAAAGGTAATCAATCAGTCAAATCTTCATATTGGATCATTCATGTTTTGTGTCAACTCACTTTCGTAATTTGATCGAGCTATTCGTTGAAACagaaaaaatttaaagaagATGAGGTACCTTCTAAGCATCAGAGCGTGGCACTGATAATTGGGGTGACGGGAATCGTGGGCAACAGCTTGGCGGAGATCTTGCCGCTGTCCGACACTCCCGGCGGCCCCTGGAAAGTCTACGGTGTCGCTCGCC
This window contains:
- the LOC142519493 gene encoding uncharacterized protein LOC142519493 — its product is MLNVFFRFVVLFAIHSILLNGECANLTITVDSFDLKAYESYTKQTYAQAVINGKPTAAGWGNSNIPRTIKDKGESNCCHKGKMGEEQRSSPSNSANTGLSENSLPANQRMGRRVEKILKRVVPKNLEDFRHSPIQSVSIKEAEYRNLHKPDTDQNKLLPPYGQTYGRRNKKSINEDVVFNEVRGGLDVDELNREDLSNIGEIDLDDEEVNSFDDQQDDLRDDNFDSSEAGSDISSQAELKADTDIDEVEIHELFTQEEENTPISEPSLIENTKPLVGKVLSCFHSSSLNHSFKLHALFPASFSAMGFSSGLLGGVQSSIHDKSGCESEASKGKVVEVSFRDERETRDVGTEYTSKKEHNKTLGCLSKELSRLKWGINYDKVSSSKGANRLI